One Chitinivibrionales bacterium genomic window, CGGGATCACGGTTTCCACACGGGAATCAAAGCCGTTCCGCAACGCCATTGCGCCGCTCGGCGTCACGAAAATGTCCGCCGGCGTTTCAACGGCGGTGGGCGGCCATGCCGCCGGTGCGGTGTCAACGCCGCAGTTCGACATCGCCGACGTCCGTTCGCTCGAAGAGATGAAAAAAGACCTTGTCGCGCTCGGCTTCCAGCCCGTGTTGCAGGACTGGAATTCCGGTTTTCTTGCTTTGAGGGAGAAATAGCAAACAATTGCTGGATTTAATGCGCCCGTAATTTATCTTTTAATCATCCTTAAAAAAGGACGCGCATATGGAATACAACAAGGAAAAGGTTGACGAGATGGCCCTTGCCCTTCTGCATCTGACGTCATTCAGTTCCGATGCCGGCGTGCGGGCGTGGAAAGGCCTTGAATGGGACACCATGGAGCGCCTGTTCAACAAGGGGTATATCAGCAATCCCAAAAGCAAGTCGAAGTCCGTGCTGCTCACCGAGCAGGGCGCCAAATTGTCCGAGGAGATGTTTAAAAAATACTGTTGCTGATTTCTCCGTCTTAAGAACACGGCTGCCTGCCCTCCGGAAGAACCGCGATGCACCTGAAAAAAGTAGTCCTGCTCAGGGATAAATTCCCCGAAAAACAATGCTATCCTTTTAATCTGGCCGTGTTCCACAATACGCCGTTCCTCGAATTTTCCACACCCGTTACTTTTTTCGTGGGAGAAAACGCGACCGGAAAGTCCACGCTCATGCACGCAATGGCGAAACACTGCGGGATATACATCTGGGGCGAGGACACGGGCAGGGACCGCTGCGAGCACAACCCGTATGAACGGGAATTCTTCAACTACGTCGATATCGAATGGACACAGGGGAGGGTGCCGGGCTCGTTTTTCGGCTCTGACCTTTTCCGGAATTATGCCCACATCATCGACGAATGGGCGTCCATGGACCCGGGCCTGCTCGACTACTTCGGCGGTAAGTCGTTGGTGAGCCAGTCGCACGGACAGTCCATCCTTTCGTTCTTCACCGCGTGCTTCAAGGTGAAGGGCGTGTACTTCCTTGACGAACCGGAAACAGGGCTGTCGCCGGCGAGCCAGCTCAAATTGCTGGCGCTGCTGTCTGCGTCGGCCGGCCAGGGACATGCCCAGTTTATTGTCGCCACGCATTCGCCGATACTCCTTTCGTGCCCCGGCGCGGTAGTGTACTGCTTTGACGGGAAGGCGATAGTAAAGGGTGACTATAAGGATTCCGAACATTACAAGGTGTATAGGGAATTTTTTAACAGATAAAGACAGCAGCCGTCCCCAGCTCGTAATATTTCATCCACTTCCAACTCATTTTTTATTAATTCCCCTCGATCAACCTTAAAGTTTTATCATGGACGGTCAGCCCTCCATAATGGGATAATTACATATATGTTACACTGGTCGTTTCAAATATCCCCGGCCTGCTGACTGACATGAAAGGGGCGTTCCATGAAGACTCATGTGCGTTTTTTTGCGGTGACGGCATTCTGCAGCGCGTTGGTTTTTCTTTGCTGTACATCCGAAACGACTTCTCCCGGCGGCCCCATACCGGGAAGCACCTCCAATGGATATTATATCCTTACGAGCCCTCTTGCCGGTTCGTCGTACCAGCTCAATACCACCTTGCCCATCAGGTGGTCGTGGAGCGGGACCGTTTCGGGGATCAATGTCAGCATAGCACTCTACGAAGGGGATAACTTCGTTCGTACCATAACGGCTTCAACCGTCAACAACGGCACCTACAACTGGTCGATATATTCCGTTCCATCGGGCATCAATTATCACATCAGAATTACCGATATGCAGGATACCACCAAATATGATATGGGCGGTTATTTTAGGATCACCTCCATTTACAACGGGACCATCGCCGTGGCGTTACCCCAAACGGGGACAATCGCGAAAATGGATTCCACCCTCACCATACGATGGGTGACCAGCGGGAGCATCGGCAATTACGTGAGGATAGAACTGTACAACGATTCCGTTTTGTCCAATACGGTGGTCAGTTCGATAGTGGACTCGGGTGAATACATCTGGTATGCCATGACCGCGTCCGCGGGCACTGGCTCAAAATACAGGATCAGGGTCTCGAGCGCCTATGATCCGGGCATTTACGGCGAAAGCGGCTACTTCACGGTTCTGTCCCAGTATTCCGGGACCTATGCGGTGACAAGTCCTGACTCCCTGACCACCTGGGCGGCCGGAAGCACCTACACGATTCAATGGACCACCACAGGCAATCCCGGACCCTATGTAATCATCAGGCTGTGCAACGACACCGCGACTGTTTCCACGCTGGCGAGCTACCTTTCCAACAGCGGGACGCTGAGCTGGAACATCCCTGCTTCACTGAGCACGGCCGGCACCTATCGCATCAAGATCATTTCATACAGCGACGCCGGGATTTACACCTACAGCAAGCCGTTCACCATCGCGGGCATACCGGCGGATGCCTTTGAGCCGGACAACAGGCGGGACCAGGCGAACATCATTACGACCGACGGCACCATTCAGAATCATACGCTCACGATGAATGACACGGATTGGGTGAAGTTTTCCGCGGACAGCGGCGCAATTTACATAATAAGAAATGCCGGAACGGCATATTCGAGGGACTCATTGTTTTACGGAACCGAAACGGTCTCACAATTGTCGTTCTATAACATTTCGGGCTCCACGAACCAGCAGTACGTTTGCACACGAAGCGGTACGTATTATTTGAAAATAATTCCCTATTACACAGCTTTATATTTCGGCGATTACCAGCTGTCGGTATCAAAATTTGATTCCACCACAATGCTGAAATTCACCAATCCGTCTTCCACCTCGGTGTTTGCCGCGGGTTCCAGCTATATCCTTTCGTGGACCGCCGACAGCGCCGTGATGGGCGATTACATAGCCCTGTATCTGTATATTGGAAATAGCCTCATCACATCGATAAGCACCTATCTGAGCAATTCTGGTACCTACACATGGTATGTGCCGTCGGGTCTCGGTTCGGGTTCGGCATACCGGATACGAATGGTCAGTTACAACAATCCTTCCATTTACGGGTACAGCGCGAATTTTTCCATCAGCGGCCTTGCGGCCGACAGCTATGAATTCGACAACACGCGCGACTCGGCAAAGGCAATTTCAGTTACCGGCGTTGTGCAGAACAGGTCGGTAACGCTGGGCGACACCGACTGGGTGAAATTCTCCGCGGACAGCGGCGCGTATTATATCATAAGAAACGTGGGCCAGGCTTATACCCGCGATTTCCTGTTTCAGGGGACCAATGCAAACTCGCTGACCTCCTTTTACGGCGGGAATACCAGCAGCTTTCCGACCCTGCGGTGGACGTGTCCTGCGACCGGTGTGTATTATCTACAGATTGCGCCGTACTCTTCCTCATATACCGGCACCTATCAGCTTTTGGTAATGAAGTCCGATTCGACGTCACTTGCAAATTTTTCGAGCCCGGTTTCCGGCACAACCTGGGCCAGTGGCTCAACCTACAACCTTTCGTGGGATCCGGACAGCGCCCTGTACGGAGCATATGTCTATCTTTATTTGTACAGCGGCGGCGCGCAGGTGCTGCGCATCGCCACTTCCATCGCCAACAGCGGAAGCTACAGTTGGACGATTCCGGCCGGGATAGCGAGCGCCGCCAATTACCAGATAAGGATGGTGAATTATTCCGATCCGTCTATCGGCGGGTTCAGCCAGAATTTTACGATAAGCGGATTGGCCGCGGATTCCTATGAACCCGATAATTCAAAGCAGCAGGCAAAAACCATCCCGGTTGACGGGACCGCGCAGACCCGCTCGCTGACGCTCGCGGACACCGACTGGGTGAGCTTCACCGCGCAGAAGGGGATGATCTATCTTGTCAAGGGATCCGCCGCTTCAAGTTTCTACCTGTATTTGTACCAGGACACCGGCACGGTTCTGCTTACGTCAACCTACAGCGCGTCTCCGACGATACCGTGGACCTGCCCGGCATCGGGCACCTATTATGTCCGGACGTTTTGTTCGTCGGGCTACCTTGCCAGTTACAATCTTTGGATCAAGGAATATTCTTCTTACAATATGGCGACATTCATCAATCCGACGCATAACTCCACCTGGTCCACCGGCTCCGCCTATACGATACAATGGACGCCGGACACCGCCCTGTTCGGAACGTATGTCCGCTTGTACCTGTGTCGCGACACCGTGCCGGTCCAAACCATTACGACCCTGGCGGCCAACCTGACCGGCAGTTACCAGTGTACGCCGCTTGCCGGTCTCGCGACCGATACGGTTTACCGCATAAGAATAACCAGCTCGCTCAATTCCCAGATCACGGGCCTCAGCGCGCAATTCACGATCAGCGGCGTTCCCTCTGACGTGTACGAGCCGGACAACGTGATTTCACAGGCGCACACCATCGCGCTGAATGCAACGCCGGAACTCCACACGCTTTCGCTTGCGGACAGCGACTGGTGCAAATTCAGCGCCGCCGCCGACATGATGTATGCGATAAAGACGCTAGGCGGAATTTATCCGAAGATAGAGTTGTTTTCGGCCGACGGCAGTACTTCCGTTGCGACGGCCAACAGCACCGGCACCGATTCGAACGCCGTAATGTACTGGATGTGCCAGACGTCAGGTGATTACGCATTCAAGATTTCAAGCGCGCGCACCGGCCCGTATCAGGTTTCGGTCACTTCCTATGACTCCACGCAGTACCGGTTTTCGGTGACCTCGCCGTCTTCAGGCGCGCAAGTGAAGCAGGATTCGGTCACGGTGGTGCAGTGGTCCAGCCCGGTCCCTATCGGAGGATACGTTGACCTGTTTCTCTACGACAATGCGAACGGCGTGGCCACGATCGATGCGAACGTCCCGAATACCGGCTCGTACAGCTGGGCGGTATTCTCGACAAAGTATTCAGCGGGAAATAATTATTATATCAAGGTTATAAGCAGATACGGCTCGAATATTTTCGGCCAAAGCCAGACGTTCTCGATTGTGCCGTAACAGAACGGTATCATGCGCGCGGGCCTTGCCGATTTTTATATTTATAGCAATACCGCCCGGAAAGGCGGATGCTGTTACCTATAAAACAAAGGAGTGTTGTATATGTCACATGCCCAGGATTCGAGAAAAGAACAGAAAAAACAGCCTCAAAAGTCATTGAAGGAAAAACGGCTCGAAAAGCAGGCGAAAAAGGCGGCCAAGTATGGAACACCCCCGATAACCCCAACGACGTTCTGATATCCTGCCCGTAACGCCGGCGGGGTCTCATTGCCTCCGCCGGCAGGGTTTCTCACGCTTACTCACGCACGTCAAGCACCCCCGTGGAAACAATCCAATTCATCACCGACCGCGATATCTATTCAAAAGTGGTGCTTGAAGAAATCCCGAAGTCCAAACGGTTCGTGTGGATCGGCACCTCGGATCTTAAGGACCTCTACGTTTCGAAAAAAGGCCGCATGGTGCCGTTTCTTGAAGTGCTTTCCGATTGCGCCAAGCGGGGCGTGGAGATACGCCTCATCCACGCCAAGGAGCCGGGACGGGCCTTCCGCGCCGACTTCGACAAGTACCCGGCGCTTATTGACGGAATGGAACGGATCCTGTGTCCGCGTGTGCATTTCAAGTGCGTGGTGATCGACGGTGCCGTCGCCTACATGGGCAGCGCGAACCTTACGGGCGCGGGCATGGGCGCCAAGGCGGACGTACGTCGCAATTTTGAAATGGGGATAATGACGACTGATAAGAAAATCATCAAACAGATCATGGAAGAGTTCGACGGCATATGGATGGGGAATCATTGCGCCTCATGCGACAGAAAACAGTATTGCGCGGATTACAAGGACCTTTTATGAAAAAAACCCTCCTGGCGGCTTTGGCGATATTTGTCGCCACCGTGCCGGCCTTTTCCACTGATTACTTTGAAAAGGCCGGTGACATCGGCCAGTACGCCATCCCTGCAGCCGGGCTCGGTGTCGCACTTGTGAAGAAAGACTGGAAAGGATGCCTGCAGCTCACGTACGCGTTTGCCGCGGCCATGGCCGTCACCTACGGCCTCAAATACACGGTCCGCGAGA contains:
- a CDS encoding DUF6429 family protein translates to MEYNKEKVDEMALALLHLTSFSSDAGVRAWKGLEWDTMERLFNKGYISNPKSKSKSVLLTEQGAKLSEEMFKKYCC
- a CDS encoding AAA family ATPase, with the translated sequence MHLKKVVLLRDKFPEKQCYPFNLAVFHNTPFLEFSTPVTFFVGENATGKSTLMHAMAKHCGIYIWGEDTGRDRCEHNPYEREFFNYVDIEWTQGRVPGSFFGSDLFRNYAHIIDEWASMDPGLLDYFGGKSLVSQSHGQSILSFFTACFKVKGVYFLDEPETGLSPASQLKLLALLSASAGQGHAQFIVATHSPILLSCPGAVVYCFDGKAIVKGDYKDSEHYKVYREFFNR
- a CDS encoding Ser-Thr-rich GPI-anchored membrane family protein; this encodes MKTHVRFFAVTAFCSALVFLCCTSETTSPGGPIPGSTSNGYYILTSPLAGSSYQLNTTLPIRWSWSGTVSGINVSIALYEGDNFVRTITASTVNNGTYNWSIYSVPSGINYHIRITDMQDTTKYDMGGYFRITSIYNGTIAVALPQTGTIAKMDSTLTIRWVTSGSIGNYVRIELYNDSVLSNTVVSSIVDSGEYIWYAMTASAGTGSKYRIRVSSAYDPGIYGESGYFTVLSQYSGTYAVTSPDSLTTWAAGSTYTIQWTTTGNPGPYVIIRLCNDTATVSTLASYLSNSGTLSWNIPASLSTAGTYRIKIISYSDAGIYTYSKPFTIAGIPADAFEPDNRRDQANIITTDGTIQNHTLTMNDTDWVKFSADSGAIYIIRNAGTAYSRDSLFYGTETVSQLSFYNISGSTNQQYVCTRSGTYYLKIIPYYTALYFGDYQLSVSKFDSTTMLKFTNPSSTSVFAAGSSYILSWTADSAVMGDYIALYLYIGNSLITSISTYLSNSGTYTWYVPSGLGSGSAYRIRMVSYNNPSIYGYSANFSISGLAADSYEFDNTRDSAKAISVTGVVQNRSVTLGDTDWVKFSADSGAYYIIRNVGQAYTRDFLFQGTNANSLTSFYGGNTSSFPTLRWTCPATGVYYLQIAPYSSSYTGTYQLLVMKSDSTSLANFSSPVSGTTWASGSTYNLSWDPDSALYGAYVYLYLYSGGAQVLRIATSIANSGSYSWTIPAGIASAANYQIRMVNYSDPSIGGFSQNFTISGLAADSYEPDNSKQQAKTIPVDGTAQTRSLTLADTDWVSFTAQKGMIYLVKGSAASSFYLYLYQDTGTVLLTSTYSASPTIPWTCPASGTYYVRTFCSSGYLASYNLWIKEYSSYNMATFINPTHNSTWSTGSAYTIQWTPDTALFGTYVRLYLCRDTVPVQTITTLAANLTGSYQCTPLAGLATDTVYRIRITSSLNSQITGLSAQFTISGVPSDVYEPDNVISQAHTIALNATPELHTLSLADSDWCKFSAAADMMYAIKTLGGIYPKIELFSADGSTSVATANSTGTDSNAVMYWMCQTSGDYAFKISSARTGPYQVSVTSYDSTQYRFSVTSPSSGAQVKQDSVTVVQWSSPVPIGGYVDLFLYDNANGVATIDANVPNTGSYSWAVFSTKYSAGNNYYIKVISRYGSNIFGQSQTFSIVP
- a CDS encoding phospholipase D family protein; the protein is METIQFITDRDIYSKVVLEEIPKSKRFVWIGTSDLKDLYVSKKGRMVPFLEVLSDCAKRGVEIRLIHAKEPGRAFRADFDKYPALIDGMERILCPRVHFKCVVIDGAVAYMGSANLTGAGMGAKADVRRNFEMGIMTTDKKIIKQIMEEFDGIWMGNHCASCDRKQYCADYKDLL